A single window of Archangium gephyra DNA harbors:
- a CDS encoding bifunctional acetate--CoA ligase family protein/GNAT family N-acetyltransferase encodes MAQPTHAPPNDPSYDLLHQQGRHPLDALFSPQSVAVIGASERQGSVGRTILWNLISNPFGGTVYPINPNRKNVLGIRAWPSLEALPEPVELAVIVTPADTVPGVMRECAKAGVKGVIIISAGFKEVGPEGVKREQEVLQIAREARIRIIGPNCLGVMRPTTGLNATIAREMARPGNVAFVSQSGALLTAILDWSKREAVGFSAFVSIGSMLDVGWGDIIDYLGNDPRTRSILLYMESIGDARAFLSAAREVALHKPIIVIKAGRTAQAAAAAASHTGSLTGSDEVLSAAFRRTGVLRVDSIADLFYMAEVLARQPRPEGRRLTILTNAGGPGVLATDALVSGGGELAKLSDKTVAELHGFLPPAWSHGNPVDILGDADPERYAKALEIAGADKNSDGLLVILAPQDMTEPTQTAERLRPYAKLGKPVIASWMGGSDVAAGERILNDVGIPTFGYPDTAARIFNYMWRYTYNLAGLYETPVLAEELPGREEAERLIREAREAGRTLLTEYESKRLLAAYGIPAVETRLATTVDEAVREAESLGYPVVLKLHSHRITHKSEVGGVKLNLGTAREVREAFEAIRGKLEALGKGDGFDGVTVQPMVKLEGYELIVGSGLDAQFGPVLLFGAGGTLVEVFKDRALGLPPLNTTLAGRLMEQTRIHEALKGVRGREPVDLGALRKLLVRFSNLVVEQRFIKEVDINPLLASAERLVALDARVVLHGPEVKEEELPRLAILPYPVKYVERWRMKEGEAVVIRPIRPEDEPRMVEFHKTLSEQTVFLRYAGMMKLGHRVAHERLARICFNDYARELALVVERAEGPSAGELLAVGRLTRLPGTEDAEFAMLISDAVQRQGLGSELLRRLVDVGRDWGLRRIVADILSGNGAMQRVCRNLGFQIIQPGSVGDNVVKAVKEL; translated from the coding sequence ATGGCCCAGCCGACGCATGCGCCGCCGAATGATCCCTCGTACGACCTGCTGCACCAGCAGGGCCGGCATCCGCTCGATGCCCTCTTCAGCCCCCAGAGCGTGGCGGTGATTGGCGCGAGCGAGCGGCAGGGGAGCGTGGGGCGCACCATCCTCTGGAATCTCATCAGCAACCCCTTCGGGGGCACCGTCTACCCCATCAATCCCAACCGGAAGAACGTGCTGGGCATTCGCGCGTGGCCCTCGCTGGAGGCGCTGCCCGAGCCGGTGGAGCTGGCCGTCATCGTGACGCCGGCCGACACGGTGCCCGGGGTGATGCGCGAGTGCGCGAAGGCGGGGGTGAAGGGCGTCATCATCATCTCCGCGGGCTTCAAGGAGGTGGGCCCCGAGGGCGTGAAGCGCGAGCAGGAGGTGCTCCAGATCGCCCGGGAGGCGCGCATCCGCATCATCGGCCCCAACTGCCTGGGGGTGATGCGGCCGACGACGGGGCTCAACGCCACCATCGCGCGGGAGATGGCGAGGCCGGGCAACGTGGCCTTCGTCAGCCAGAGTGGCGCGCTGCTCACGGCCATCCTCGACTGGAGCAAGCGCGAGGCGGTGGGCTTCAGCGCCTTCGTGTCCATCGGCTCGATGCTGGACGTGGGGTGGGGCGACATCATCGACTACCTTGGCAACGACCCGCGCACGCGCAGCATCCTGCTGTACATGGAGTCGATTGGAGACGCGCGGGCCTTCCTGTCGGCGGCGCGCGAGGTGGCGCTGCACAAGCCCATCATCGTCATCAAGGCGGGGCGGACGGCGCAGGCGGCGGCGGCGGCGGCCTCGCACACGGGCTCGCTGACGGGCAGCGACGAGGTGCTGAGCGCGGCCTTCCGGCGCACGGGCGTGCTGCGCGTGGACTCCATCGCGGACCTCTTCTACATGGCCGAGGTGCTGGCCCGGCAGCCGCGTCCCGAGGGCCGGCGGCTCACCATCCTCACCAACGCGGGAGGCCCGGGCGTGCTGGCCACGGACGCGCTGGTGTCGGGCGGGGGCGAGCTGGCGAAGCTCTCGGACAAGACGGTGGCGGAGCTCCATGGCTTCCTGCCCCCGGCGTGGAGCCACGGCAACCCGGTGGACATCCTGGGCGACGCGGACCCCGAGCGCTACGCGAAGGCCCTCGAGATAGCGGGCGCGGACAAGAACAGTGACGGCCTGCTCGTCATCCTCGCGCCGCAGGACATGACCGAGCCCACGCAGACGGCGGAGCGGCTGCGGCCGTATGCCAAGCTGGGCAAACCCGTCATCGCCAGTTGGATGGGAGGCTCGGACGTGGCGGCGGGCGAGCGCATCCTCAACGACGTGGGGATTCCGACGTTCGGCTATCCGGACACGGCGGCGCGCATCTTCAATTACATGTGGCGCTACACGTACAACCTGGCGGGCCTGTACGAGACGCCGGTGCTGGCGGAGGAGCTCCCGGGGCGCGAGGAGGCGGAGCGGCTCATCCGCGAGGCACGCGAGGCGGGCCGCACGCTGCTGACGGAGTACGAGTCCAAGCGGCTGCTGGCGGCGTATGGCATTCCGGCGGTGGAGACGCGGCTGGCCACGACGGTGGACGAGGCGGTGCGCGAGGCGGAGTCGCTAGGCTACCCGGTGGTGCTCAAGCTGCACTCGCATCGGATCACCCACAAGTCGGAAGTGGGCGGGGTGAAGCTGAACCTGGGGACGGCGCGGGAGGTGCGCGAGGCCTTCGAGGCCATCCGCGGGAAGCTGGAGGCGCTGGGGAAGGGGGACGGCTTCGACGGGGTGACGGTGCAGCCCATGGTGAAGCTGGAGGGCTACGAGCTCATCGTGGGCAGCGGGCTGGATGCGCAGTTCGGGCCGGTGCTGCTGTTCGGCGCGGGGGGCACGCTGGTGGAGGTGTTCAAGGATCGGGCGCTGGGGCTGCCGCCGTTGAACACGACGCTGGCGGGGCGGCTGATGGAGCAGACGCGCATCCACGAGGCGTTGAAGGGCGTACGCGGACGCGAGCCGGTGGACCTGGGGGCGCTGCGCAAGCTGCTGGTGCGCTTCAGCAACCTGGTGGTGGAGCAGCGCTTCATCAAGGAGGTGGACATCAACCCGCTGCTGGCGTCGGCGGAGCGGCTGGTGGCGCTGGATGCACGGGTGGTGTTGCACGGCCCGGAGGTGAAGGAAGAGGAGCTGCCGCGGCTGGCCATCCTCCCGTATCCGGTGAAGTACGTGGAGCGCTGGAGGATGAAGGAGGGGGAGGCGGTGGTCATCCGCCCCATCCGTCCCGAGGACGAGCCGAGGATGGTGGAGTTCCACAAGACGCTGTCGGAGCAGACGGTGTTCTTGAGGTACGCGGGGATGATGAAGCTGGGCCATCGCGTGGCGCACGAGCGGCTGGCGCGCATCTGCTTCAACGACTACGCGCGGGAGCTGGCGCTGGTGGTGGAGCGGGCGGAGGGGCCGAGCGCGGGCGAGCTGCTCGCGGTGGGGCGGCTGACGAGGCTGCCGGGGACGGAGGATGCCGAGTTCGCGATGCTCATCAGTGACGCGGTGCAGCGGCAGGGGCTGGGGTCGGAGCTGCTGCGCCGGCTGGTGGACGTGGGCCGCGACTGGGGGCTGCGACGGATTGTCGCGGACATCCTCTCGGGCAACGGGGCGATGCAGCGCGTGTGCCGCAACCTTGGGTTTCAAATCATCCAGCCTGGGAGTGTGGGTGACAACGTGGTGAAGGCGGTGAAGGAGCTCTGA
- a CDS encoding GDSL-type esterase/lipase family protein — MFQASRGRRWAVVLLVPFLLGALLWASSWSAPADPPAPRHARAPRTPRPAASPDKPLRLAQASAPAQAAPAPSSPAPSVSRALPAPSPRALKLYQLGKRLGVHEPRLEDPCVAPSGATCSRTALAPFFESLDALSSREAASPTVISAFGNSLIAGDRIVDVIREELGATFGDGGRGVLAMDRLAPYGPRVRAGFARGGWEPRTLGEVKLAELPFGISGIYHRSTTTKASSRFALDREPRGTLWWLDVPRAGRLSVHADGQELARAEPQGSGQAQALPFDIPEGARHLEVVADGRGATVLGVVLQHQRPGIVLDTLGVPSADANLFLRAREDIFRTQLAERSPRLLLFILGGNEAKRLEWGRSKLAEVEEGLRTFVRRSRAAAPGSACLVVGPIDAVRGGNGPKKLAQRPYLDEVISIERQIALSEGCAFFDIFSAMGGSGSLARFVDAGLVHEDLVHPRGHGLDILGQLITDALLRSWVDAADPRRQAALAPPLQASEETR, encoded by the coding sequence ATGTTCCAAGCTTCTCGTGGCAGGCGGTGGGCGGTCGTCCTCCTCGTTCCCTTCCTCCTCGGTGCCCTCCTGTGGGCGTCGTCCTGGTCAGCTCCCGCGGACCCACCGGCTCCCCGGCACGCACGTGCTCCGCGCACCCCTCGTCCCGCCGCCTCGCCCGACAAGCCCCTCCGGCTCGCCCAGGCCTCCGCTCCCGCGCAGGCCGCCCCCGCGCCCTCCTCCCCGGCTCCCTCCGTCAGCCGCGCGCTGCCTGCCCCCTCTCCCCGAGCCCTCAAGCTGTATCAGCTCGGCAAGAGGCTCGGCGTCCATGAGCCCCGCCTCGAGGATCCCTGTGTCGCGCCCTCCGGTGCCACCTGCTCCCGCACCGCGCTCGCTCCCTTCTTCGAGTCCCTCGACGCCCTCTCCTCCCGCGAGGCCGCCTCCCCCACCGTCATCTCCGCGTTCGGCAACTCGCTGATCGCCGGAGATCGCATCGTGGACGTCATCCGCGAGGAGCTCGGCGCCACCTTCGGCGACGGCGGGCGCGGGGTGCTCGCCATGGACCGCCTCGCTCCCTACGGGCCTCGCGTCCGCGCCGGCTTCGCTCGCGGCGGCTGGGAGCCTCGCACCCTGGGCGAGGTCAAGCTCGCCGAGCTTCCCTTCGGCATCTCCGGCATCTACCACCGCTCCACCACCACGAAGGCCAGCAGCCGCTTCGCGCTCGACCGTGAGCCGCGGGGTACCCTGTGGTGGCTCGACGTGCCCCGCGCCGGCCGGCTCTCGGTCCACGCCGATGGCCAGGAGCTCGCCCGCGCCGAGCCCCAGGGCTCCGGTCAGGCCCAGGCCCTCCCCTTCGACATCCCCGAGGGAGCCCGCCACCTGGAGGTCGTCGCCGACGGCCGGGGCGCCACGGTGCTCGGCGTCGTGCTGCAGCACCAGCGTCCCGGCATCGTGCTCGACACGCTCGGGGTGCCCTCCGCCGACGCCAACCTCTTCCTGCGCGCCCGCGAGGACATCTTCCGCACCCAGCTCGCCGAGCGCTCTCCGCGCCTGCTGCTCTTCATCCTCGGCGGCAACGAGGCCAAGCGTCTCGAGTGGGGCCGCTCCAAGCTCGCCGAGGTCGAGGAGGGGCTGCGCACCTTCGTCCGCCGCTCGCGCGCCGCCGCTCCCGGCAGTGCGTGCCTCGTGGTGGGCCCCATCGATGCCGTGCGCGGGGGCAATGGCCCGAAGAAGCTCGCCCAGCGCCCCTACCTCGACGAGGTCATCTCCATCGAGCGGCAGATCGCCCTCTCCGAGGGCTGCGCCTTCTTCGACATCTTCTCCGCCATGGGCGGCTCCGGCTCGCTGGCCCGCTTCGTCGACGCCGGGCTCGTCCACGAGGACCTCGTCCATCCGCGCGGCCATGGGCTCGACATCCTCGGCCAGCTCATCACCGATGCGCTGCTGCGCTCCTGGGTGGACGCGGCGGACCCGCGCCGCCAGGCCGCCCTCGCCCCGCCGCTCCAGGCCTCCGAGGAGACGCGGTGA
- a CDS encoding serine hydrolase domain-containing protein, producing MRALLAALLLLCLTAPLPAPARSRAAAASQRKDTPFPAEVQRALDALVRAELAKGPHAGLSVGVLHGGMRWVQGYGLRDLAHKLPATPRTTYRMASITKSFTAVAVMQLVQEGKLELDTDVRSWVPQYPEKPWKFTVRQLLGHLGGVPHYDGPEAAENTQPLDTAGALALFADKPLAAEPGTKFVYTTWGYNLLGAAVEKASGQGYGRYLKSHVFGPAGMRHAALDDQRTRDKQHAVGYRPYRGQLVPSHFLDVSSRFAGGGTRASVEDLLAFGQAILQHKLVPAETARMMQASMSTREGQLTDYGLGFATYPLRGHYMVAHAGGQPETTSLLVMLPAEDVVIAIASNLEGEAKRQRRISTRIIETLLEDGLVRRDAHLVDPVDAVVHEGLARLFTYGLSYHLWATRGPGVLPEPGDLSEAFTRMSGLLDRATIAQDPQAALQRVRDAHQPREGSLLIRVGAHMALTLEKTLGPEKLREYPQRGALAFFTDYLAACEQVPCATPLRFSESLQKDARHFDDVWQRAQVSELRRVRLDEVKDAEALWPALELATANTSLHPDYVDEMVRVAGLLGKRGRKEEQLRWLERAVALHPQSAPAREALAKVQAPGTQETPEVPAATAPRRATDGSSPVPDDAGLLPASHPVPQRPQERAAEQGG from the coding sequence GTGAGAGCGCTCCTCGCCGCCCTTCTCCTCCTCTGCCTCACCGCGCCGCTCCCGGCCCCGGCCCGCTCCCGCGCCGCCGCCGCGTCCCAGCGGAAGGACACGCCCTTCCCCGCCGAGGTGCAGCGCGCGCTGGATGCGCTCGTGCGCGCCGAGCTCGCCAAGGGGCCCCATGCCGGGCTCTCGGTGGGCGTGCTCCACGGCGGCATGCGCTGGGTGCAGGGCTATGGCCTGCGGGACCTCGCCCACAAGCTGCCCGCCACGCCCCGGACGACGTACCGGATGGCCTCCATCACCAAGTCCTTCACCGCGGTGGCGGTGATGCAGCTGGTGCAGGAGGGCAAGCTCGAGCTCGACACGGACGTGCGCTCCTGGGTGCCCCAGTACCCCGAGAAGCCCTGGAAGTTCACCGTCCGCCAGCTGCTCGGCCACCTCGGCGGCGTGCCCCATTACGACGGGCCCGAGGCCGCGGAGAACACCCAGCCGCTCGACACCGCGGGCGCCCTCGCCCTCTTCGCCGACAAGCCGCTGGCCGCCGAGCCCGGCACGAAGTTCGTCTACACCACCTGGGGCTACAACCTGCTCGGCGCCGCCGTGGAGAAGGCCTCGGGCCAGGGCTACGGCCGCTACCTGAAGTCCCACGTCTTCGGCCCCGCCGGCATGCGCCACGCCGCGCTGGATGATCAGCGCACCCGCGACAAGCAGCACGCCGTGGGCTACCGCCCGTACCGGGGACAGCTCGTCCCCTCGCACTTCCTCGATGTCTCCAGCCGCTTCGCCGGTGGAGGCACCCGCGCCTCCGTGGAGGACCTGCTCGCCTTCGGCCAGGCCATCCTCCAGCACAAGCTGGTGCCCGCGGAGACCGCGCGGATGATGCAGGCCTCCATGAGCACCCGCGAGGGCCAGCTCACCGACTACGGCCTGGGCTTCGCCACCTACCCGCTGCGCGGCCACTACATGGTGGCCCACGCCGGAGGCCAGCCGGAAACGACTTCGCTGCTGGTGATGCTGCCCGCCGAGGACGTCGTCATCGCGATCGCCAGCAACCTGGAGGGCGAGGCGAAGCGGCAGCGGCGCATCTCCACCCGCATCATCGAGACACTGCTGGAGGACGGGCTCGTCCGCCGCGACGCGCACCTGGTGGATCCGGTGGATGCGGTGGTGCACGAGGGGCTCGCCCGCCTCTTCACCTACGGGCTCTCGTACCACCTGTGGGCCACCCGCGGCCCCGGCGTGCTTCCCGAGCCGGGAGACCTGTCCGAGGCCTTCACCCGCATGTCCGGGCTGCTCGACCGCGCCACCATCGCGCAGGACCCGCAGGCCGCGCTGCAGCGCGTGCGCGACGCCCACCAGCCCCGCGAGGGCTCGCTGCTCATCCGCGTGGGCGCGCACATGGCCCTGACGCTGGAGAAGACGCTGGGACCCGAGAAGCTCCGCGAGTACCCCCAGCGCGGCGCGCTCGCCTTCTTCACCGACTACCTCGCCGCCTGCGAGCAGGTGCCCTGCGCCACCCCGCTGCGCTTCAGCGAGTCGCTCCAGAAGGACGCGCGGCACTTCGACGACGTCTGGCAGCGCGCGCAGGTGTCCGAGCTGCGGCGTGTCCGGCTGGACGAGGTGAAGGACGCGGAAGCACTCTGGCCCGCGCTGGAGCTGGCCACCGCCAACACCTCCCTGCACCCGGACTACGTGGATGAGATGGTCCGCGTCGCGGGCCTGCTCGGCAAGCGGGGCAGGAAGGAGGAGCAGCTGCGTTGGCTGGAGCGCGCCGTGGCCCTGCATCCCCAATCGGCGCCGGCACGCGAGGCGCTCGCCAAGGTACAGGCCCCCGGGACGCAGGAGACGCCGGAAGTGCCCGCCGCCACCGCGCCTCGCCGCGCCACCGACGGCAGCAGCCCCGTGCCCGATGATGCCGGCCTCCTGCCTGCTTCACACCCCGTGCCTCAGCGGCCCCAGGAGCGCGCCGCCGAGCAGGGAGGCTGA
- a CDS encoding imm11 family protein gives MTVRTKYFKLYDDKYVPGRWHLGMPLFADGEDEDAGDPEKRELFDTYRFLEGRVLEIERPIRLEVKPIGVALDFSQAMGIPVVNRRVVSLFERLRIQKEVQFIPVEVEGQTEPWFILNALQLIRCIDDARCEEVLYWLPEDNRPDKLGQYRNVAGLKVDPEKIGDAHIFRPWGWKVVLIVSEHVKSAMEAEGITGTRFIEV, from the coding sequence ATGACCGTGCGTACAAAGTATTTCAAACTATATGATGACAAATACGTCCCTGGACGTTGGCACTTGGGGATGCCGCTCTTCGCAGATGGAGAGGACGAGGACGCGGGCGATCCCGAGAAGCGCGAGCTGTTCGACACGTATCGGTTCTTGGAAGGGCGGGTCCTCGAAATCGAAAGGCCGATCCGCCTGGAGGTGAAACCGATAGGCGTCGCGCTCGACTTCAGTCAGGCCATGGGAATTCCCGTCGTCAACCGGCGGGTCGTTTCCCTCTTCGAGCGTCTGAGGATTCAGAAAGAGGTCCAGTTCATCCCCGTGGAGGTGGAGGGACAGACGGAGCCCTGGTTCATCCTCAATGCCTTGCAACTCATCCGGTGCATCGACGACGCACGGTGTGAGGAGGTGCTCTACTGGCTTCCCGAGGACAACCGCCCGGACAAACTGGGGCAGTACCGCAACGTCGCGGGGCTGAAGGTGGACCCGGAGAAGATCGGGGACGCCCACATCTTCCGCCCCTGGGGCTGGAAGGTCGTCCTCATCGTCTCCGAGCACGTCAAATCCGCCATGGAGGCCGAGGGCATCACCGGCACCCGGTTCATCGAGGTCTGA
- a CDS encoding MFS transporter — protein MRTPHPTLRLLTLLLVSMMTIMASAAISPSLPRLRMAFEWVPGIDLWVRLVVSLPALFTAMGAPLAGVLIDRFGRKRLLVAAVALYGVAGSLPGVLTSLPLILVCRALLGLAVGGLMTTAAALIADYYAGPERGVVLGRQAAFMGVGGFVFMLGGGLLADIHWRAPFAVYLYAFLILPLIVFFLPEPEVKRGAVAGGAARVALPWNTLWQVYGLAMMGMMIFYLIPVQLPFLLRRLGVQSSALAGLAVGVSTVVGSVVSLRYARVRQLLGYRSIMAVLFACMALGYVLVGMSQSYAAVVGGLAVSGLGQGLLTPNMANWAGEVAPEAARGRVMGLLTTSLFLGQFVSPLLAQPLIGAVGLSGAFLAAGGLLSTLAGTFGALAWHAARERSGAAQGAE, from the coding sequence ATGCGCACCCCCCACCCGACCCTGCGTCTGCTCACGCTGTTGCTCGTGAGCATGATGACGATCATGGCGAGCGCCGCCATCTCTCCCTCGCTGCCGCGGCTGCGGATGGCCTTCGAGTGGGTGCCAGGGATTGACCTGTGGGTGCGGCTGGTGGTGTCGCTGCCGGCGCTGTTCACCGCGATGGGAGCGCCGCTGGCGGGGGTGTTGATCGACCGCTTCGGCCGCAAGCGGCTGCTGGTGGCGGCGGTGGCGCTGTACGGCGTGGCGGGCTCGCTGCCGGGAGTGCTCACGTCGCTGCCGCTCATCCTGGTGTGCCGGGCGCTGCTGGGACTGGCGGTGGGCGGGCTGATGACGACGGCGGCGGCGCTCATCGCGGATTACTACGCGGGCCCCGAGCGGGGCGTGGTGCTGGGGCGCCAGGCGGCGTTCATGGGCGTGGGCGGCTTCGTCTTCATGCTGGGCGGGGGCCTGCTGGCCGACATCCACTGGAGGGCCCCGTTCGCCGTCTACCTGTATGCCTTCCTGATCCTCCCGCTCATCGTGTTCTTCCTGCCCGAGCCGGAGGTGAAGCGGGGAGCGGTGGCGGGTGGGGCGGCGCGCGTGGCGCTGCCGTGGAACACGCTGTGGCAGGTGTATGGCCTGGCGATGATGGGGATGATGATCTTCTACCTGATTCCGGTGCAGCTGCCCTTCCTGCTGAGGAGGCTGGGGGTGCAGTCCTCGGCGCTGGCGGGGCTGGCGGTGGGCGTGTCGACGGTGGTGGGGTCGGTGGTGTCGCTGCGCTACGCGCGGGTGAGGCAGCTGCTCGGCTACCGGAGCATCATGGCGGTGCTCTTCGCGTGCATGGCGCTGGGTTACGTGCTGGTGGGCATGTCCCAGTCGTACGCGGCGGTGGTGGGAGGGCTGGCGGTGTCGGGACTGGGGCAGGGACTGCTGACGCCGAACATGGCCAACTGGGCGGGCGAGGTGGCCCCGGAGGCCGCGCGAGGCCGGGTGATGGGCCTGCTGACGACGAGCCTCTTCCTGGGACAGTTCGTGTCACCGCTGCTCGCGCAGCCGCTGATTGGCGCGGTGGGACTGAGTGGCGCGTTCCTGGCGGCGGGAGGCCTGCTGAGCACGCTGGCGGGGACGTTCGGCGCACTGGCGTGGCACGCGGCGCGGGAGCGGAGCGGGGCGGCCCAGGGCGCGGAGTGA